A region of Athene noctua chromosome 12, bAthNoc1.hap1.1, whole genome shotgun sequence DNA encodes the following proteins:
- the SPINK9 gene encoding serine protease inhibitor Kazal-type 9 — MSTMKIIGAFLLLTLAVLCLANAAKENEVDCSEYKSLERGRPIYCERLYQPFCGSDGKTYNNKCSFCKAVLRSRGALHMKQAGAC, encoded by the exons ATGTCTACCATGAAGATAATAGGCGCCTTTTTGCTCCTCACACTGGCAGTTCTTTGCTTAGCAA ATGCTGCCAAAGAGAATGAG GTAGACTGTAGTGAATACAAGAGCTTAGAGAGAGGAAGACCTATTTACTGTGAAAGACTCTATCAACCTTTTTGCGGCTCTGATGGGAAAACATATAACAACAAATGTTCTTTCTGCAAAGCAGTTCT GCGAAGTAGAGGTGCCTTACATATGAAGCAAGCAGGGGCATGCTGA